In Mercenaria mercenaria strain notata unplaced genomic scaffold, MADL_Memer_1 contig_3117, whole genome shotgun sequence, the genomic window AAGACAGAATTTTCCCTGAATATGACTTATCATTTCCATTTTCTTCTGTCCAAATATGATAAATTCCTTTTCCTACACATTCCAGAGGGTCAGATATTTGTGACTGTAATTCCTTCTTCTTTAAGAGATgtaataaattgattttcagttcCTCAACACCTAGCAGTTTTCCGGCCTTACTAAATTGTGTTAAGGTTTTATTATGCAGAAATATAGAGTTCTTTAAATTGTTGATTTGTGTTTTTAGATAATTAAGTTTCTCCTTTTTGTTTGACATATTATTTAATTTCTGTTCTATTTCTTTTTCACAATTAGCAATCCCATGCACACTTATGTCTTCTTGTAGTTTTAATGCCTTTGCACTTTTCTTTCttcactttcaattttttttctttttctttcattaattgtTATAATAGAGGCCtcatatatttcttttcttttatcattatttattttctgaaCTTGAGTTCTTTCCATTCTTGCTtttgatatgattttgaatttttcattttgatcttTTCTCTCAATCCATAGTcctgtattattattttgataaattattcttgATTCTAAATTTTCTATATTAATATTAGGTGCCTTATTGAGTCCTGAATCCAATTTTGCCATAAGCCTTTCAACTGTAATATTATTTTGTGGACAAAATTCAGActctttaataacattttctgaAGGGTTTTGAAATTTGCCACCTTCAATGTAATCTGCAAAGGTCTTTTTACACTTgttaattaaaacttttgaaaatctctTGACAACATTTTCTATGAAAGCATTGTCTGATGCTACTGAAAGGATTTCATCTGAAATGTGTAGATCACTTTCCGTTTGCGGTCCAACTTCTATTTTCACTTTGTTCATAATGATACTCCTTGGATCATTTACTCCGATACATAAAACATCAATCAACCTTTGATAAAATGAAGCCATTTGTAAAGTACTATAGTCATTCCTCATTGTCATTTTCATGTAAGGTTCTGTTATCACTTTGTAAATTATAGCTAATGCACAGAGCATGTTAATGATTAACTTATTCTTTAATCCTTCAACAATTATCTTTGAATGAAATTCTGTGAAGTCTTTGTTTGTTGGAGATAATCAATGATGTGTACTCTAAGTAAAAAGATACCTAAAGCATTGTAAAAAAAGGTATTGAAGCGATTACCTCTAAAATTTTCAATAGGTACTTTCTCAAATCCCTTACTTTTAATATAAGCTGTTGCCAATTTTGGATCCCCTGTACCATCTTTGAAAAAAGCTTTGATGTACTCTTTATTACATTTCCAGTAGATATATCTTTCTTAAGattttcacaattttctttttctattacaatgatttctttttcacaaatgtcTTGAAATTGTAACACAGGATGAACAGAACACttgtaagaatttattttcatattgttttccgtttgtagtatcttgtttactttttcttcTGTTGCACATCTATCTGTCATAGAAttctttactttttgaaaaaatactgggCAATCTGATTCATTACTGACTTGATTAATTTCCGAATGTAAATCATGATTACATTAACATATGTCTCAGCTTTTGCATCAGGCACTTCTCTTAACGCTGCTGTATAAGTCTGTTCCTTCCCAGATATCTCTACCCATAGAAATGTCTTCCCTTTTTAGTAGTTGCATCCCGATGCATTGTTAAGTTTTCACTACTGTTTATAACTTCACTCAACTGATGTTTGGTTAAAATGCCCAACTCAGTTTGAAAATTTCTGACTGTTCTTTCAG contains:
- the LOC128552748 gene encoding uncharacterized protein LOC128552748 — translated: MLCALAIIYKVITEPYMKMTMRNDYSTLQMASFYQRLIDVLCIGVNDPRSIIMNKVKIEVGPQTESDLHISDEILSVASDNAFIENVVKRFSKVLINKCKKTFADYIEGGKFQNPSENVIKESEFCPQNNITVERLMAKLDSGLNKAPNINIENLESRIIYQNNNTGLWIERKDQNEKFKIISKARMERTQVQKINNDKRKEIYEASIITINERKRKKIESEERKVQRH